In Coccidioides posadasii str. Silveira chromosome 4, complete sequence, one genomic interval encodes:
- a CDS encoding uncharacterized protein (EggNog:ENOG410PW6A) yields the protein MSQVTRARAAPTATSSWKLKATLRGVYGSLLYEFFDSSSKDGVVSLLDEIKVESLTVTYTYEGKDASKFVIDGTLFLGSLPLQLNFEHTKSEWQFKANLSLDIDPPETTIQEIATHIFGPELDLPDFVGDIKITPPKDKDAVGLEIISQDSTENPEKKDLLFVAWLDFSGFSFQAVQFQAAGPSSGPKPAAQRAFLIAVNPLAMVKDIPLVGDLPQPFDQMLFVYVQGQKKGGDVGAGLNHKDMTSINALLAGQRAPLPYKITKKKYNDTDIVLPSGSHFMLLRKSPKGAATVVLDYVFGKPKGSQSYQAIITQYSTALVAEETSNPGSSKAPYEKSIGPLSIRNMGLKFATGSPPTLSILMDASVVVGPIGVGLLGFGLVIPIKKGTTLHNLPVPTFAIAGLAVSFDRSPVILSGMFEHLVTKESDTYQGAATISFTPYLFQAAGFYGEIGVKPNVFESSFVYFMLNGPLATLEFAEIKGVTGGFGYNTFLKFPDAKNVTQFPMINVPQTQDPKDALSSLISSGWFFPQKGSFWVAAGLTVLAFEVLQVQAVVVIEWNPSIKLGLFGVATADMPPGAPDARKFVHVQLGIVAAVDFNAGTLKIEGQLTPSSYVLDPSCHLEGGFGFYTWFSNSESSAAGDFVFTIGGYHRSFKPPAQYPTPPRLAISWSYDSAISIRGEAYFAITPKACMGGGRLDASLTLGPLYAFFDAYADFLINYKPFHFTAEGGLSVGVRFTLDLWICTIHIGVEISATLYLQGPPIAGRVHVNFWVFGFDIDFGHLEGPPDPILSWQKFYEMVLQADLSKGSQSLLSGPADSLATAPLPPPHVFSCNRGLIPSGKQKSNPNDECWNVRGAVFQFTIGCKVAIDHATIITGQLDSSDPLPPLEVNGNGQPIFARPMHLISALSSKLKVTITPVPPKVALFTEGTQPKVPRWDTAQMVIKSVPTALWGKYDSKLDPSSSSNSDPNHLPDLLSGDKSTIPLPMAIQISSPKPVLSSDLIPAFQYKTFFTETVSKVPFPTIPAANPAWYPTPEAPPEKQWDTVRTLWSGTPKLGPGAAENAVKLWANLSLTQWDLTSVGAVTGKAPAKLLVKETFETLFLEAPRVGVAAAA from the exons ATGAGCCAAGTTACAAGAGCGAGGGCGGCGCCAACGGCAACAAGTAGCTGGAAATTGAAAGCCACTTTGAGAGGAGTATATGGATCTCTTCTCTACGAATTCTTTGATTCATCTTCCAAGGATGGGGTGGTTTCGCTGTTGGATGAGATCAAGGTGGAGAGCCTTACCGTTACATACACCTACGAGGGTAAAGATGCCTCCAAATTCGTGATCGATGGGACGTTATTTCTAGGCTCCTTGCCGCTCCAGTTGAACTTTGAGCATACGAAATCAGAATGGCAATTCAAAGCCAATCTTTCTCTGGATATAGATCCTCCCGAAACGACTATTCAGGAGATAGCAACACATATTTTTGGGCCGGAGCTTGACCTACCCGATTTTGTTggagatatcaagataacACCGCCAAAGGACAAGGATGCTGTTGGATTGGAAATCATCTCACAAGACTCTACTGAGAATCCTGAGAAGAAggatcttctttttgttgcGTGGCTTGACTTCTCGGGATTCTCTTTCCAAGCAGTTCAATTCCAGGCCGCTGGTCCCAGTAGTGGGCCGAAACCGGCCGCTCAGAGGGCTTTCCTTATTGCAGTTAACCCGCTCGCCATGGTCAAGGACATCCCGCTCGTTGGGGATTTGCCTCAGCCGTTTGACCAGATGCTGTTCGTTTATGTCCAGGGTCAGAAAAAGGGGGGCGATGTGGGTGCCGGCCTTAACCATAAGGACATGACGTCGATCAACGCACTGCTAGCCGGACAGAGAGCACCGTTGCCTTATAAAATCACCAAAAAGAAGTACAACGATACGGATATTGTACTCCCATCCGGGTCGCACTTTATGCTCCTACGAAAGAGTCCCAAGGGCGCAGCAACAGTCGTGTTGGATTACGTCTTTGGCAAACCTAAAGGCTCACAGAGCTACCAAGCCATTATTACTCAGTATTCCACCGCTCTTGTAGCAGAAGAAACCAGCAACCCAGGTTCATCCAAGGCGCCGTACGAAAAGTCCATTGGCCCTCTCAGCATTCGCAACATGGGCCTGAAATTTGCCACTGGCTCACCACCCACCCTTTCCATCCTCATGGATGCGTCCGTTGTCGTGGGCCCGATTGGTGTCGGCCTTCTCGGCTTTGGTCTCGTTATTCCCATAAAGAAAGGTACTACGCTTCACAACCTTCCTGTGCCCACATTCGCTATTGCTGGACTTGCGGTCTCCTTTGACCGCTCGCCGGTTATTCTCTCTGGCATGTTCGAGCACCTTGTCACAAAAGAATCAGATACCTACCAAGGCGCGGCGACGATTAGCTTCACACCATATCTTTTCCAAGCAGCCGGATTTTATGGGGAGATCGGCGTTAAACCGAATGTGTTTGAATCAAGCTTTGTGTACTTTATGTTAAATGGCCCATTGGCTACCCTGGAATTTGCAGAAATCAAGGGAGTGACAGGAGGTTTCGGATATAATACATTCCTAAAATTCCCGGACGCAAAGAATGTCACTCAGTTCCCGATGATAAATGTGCCCCAGACGCAAGATCCAAAGGATGCTCTGAGCTCCCTCATTAGCAGCGGATGGTTCTTCCCTCAGAAAGGTTCCTTCTGGGTTGCAGCTGGCCTCACGGTTCTTGCGTTTGAGGTGCTGCAAGTGCAGGCAGTGGTGGTCATTGAATGGAACCCAAGTATTAAACTTGGGCTTTTCGGGGTGGCTACCGCAGATATGCCGCCGGGTGCCCCAGACGCAAGAAAATTCGTACACGTCCAGTTGGGTATCGTCGCAGCAGTGGATTTCAACGCTGGCACGCTCAAAATCGAGGGTCAGCTCACGCCGTCTTCCTATGTTCTCGACCCCAGCTGTCACCTTGAAGGCGGCTTTGGGTTCTATACATGGTTTTCCAATAGTGAGTCATCGGCTGCCGGGGACTTTGTCTTCACAATTGGCGGATACCACCGATCGTTCAAGCCTCCAGCACAATATCCAACTCCACCTCGATTAGCGATCAGTTGGTCCTATGATTCGGCTATTAGTATCAGAGGGGAGGCTTATTTCGCCATAACGCCGAAAGCGTGCATGGGTGGTGGACGTTTAGATGCCTCCCTCACACTTGGGCCTCTGTACGCCTTCTTCGATGCCTACGCGGACTTTCTCATAAATTACAAGCCATTCCACTTCACGGCCGAAGGTGGACTCAGTGTTGGTGTCAGATTTACACTTGATCTTTGGATTTGTACCATACATATTGGTGTGGAGATCTCAGCAACGCTGTATCTTCAGGGTCCTCCAATCGCCGGAAGGGTGCATGTGAATTTCTGGGTGTTTGGCTTCGACATTGACTTTGGACACTTAGAAGGCCCACCCGATCCTATATTGTCGTGGCAGAAGTTTTATGAGATGGTCTTGCAGGCTGACCTGTCAAAGGGATCACAGAGCTTGCTGAGTGGGCCGGCAGACAGTCTTGCTACGGCCCCCTTGCCACCTCCTCATGTCTTTTCCTGCAATAGAGGCTTGATTCCCTCTGGTAAACAAAAATCCAATCCAAACGATGAGTGCTGGAACGTCCGCGGTGCTGTATTCCAGTTCACGATCGGATGCAAGGTTGCGATTGACCATGCTACTATTATCACCGGTCAGCTCGACTCGAGTGATCCGCTCCCGCCATTGGAGGTAAATGGCAACGGGCAGCCCATTTTTGCAAGACCGATGCATTTGATCAGCGCTCTATCCAGCAAGCTAAAGGTGACGATCACTCCGGTGCCACCAAAAGTGGCCCTCTTTACCGAAGGAACTCAACCAAAAGTTCCACGGTGGGATACAGCGCAAATGGTGATCAAATCTGTCCCGACTGCGCTCTGGGGCAAAT ATGATTCCAAATTGGACCCTAGCAGCTCCTCCAACTCCGATCCCAACCATCTCCCTGATCTTCTCAGCGGGGACAAATCCACCATTCCACTACCAATGGCCATTCAGATCTCCTCACCGAAGCCCGTCCTTTCATCAGACCTGATCCCAGCATTCCAGTATAAAACGTTCTTCACCGAAACTGTGAGCAAGGTACCTTTCCCCACGATTCCCGCTGCCAACCCTGCCTGGTACCCAACGCCAGAGGCGCCACCTGAAAAGCAATGGGACACGGTGAGAACTCTCTGGAGCGGAACACCCAAGCTAGGACCAGGCGCCGCAGAAAACGCGGTGAAGTTGTGGGCAAACCTGAGCCTCACGCAGTGGGATCTGACGTCAGTGGGTGCTGTGACTGGGAAGGCCCCAGCAAAACTCTTAGTGAAGGAAACTTTTGAAACACTTTTCCTGGAAGCCCCGAGGGTGGGAGTTGCGGCCGCAGCTTGA
- a CDS encoding uncharacterized protein (EggNog:ENOG410PKN6), with product MAEQPQNLTIPLKLDAFVFNRSVCDGNEDDAKIAPITQPNYTFLQLSDTLIQPDILDHVDLHNAIPAESNPRLMDLGQGTVRSNRVGVYLHWILPRFYRTGAAASPSGAPGHTQRRQQKGLRASGAENPANDYSAPEFPALPNRWLVIRTLDPNAPTTAPKGAEIDPVEAWVIESDRLRSIDDEALSNADLQVDISPYITSNKESIGNIHLKKQAEAFIGYKQRANEWSEDHSKARVDLTAVSSSNQLFVDYQPHCSNVFSTVDTFACKINGADSHLTQAVASYYVIGWHSEAADGPFGKMDPSSHLTRRGRMDALSMAMKGEKELPEEIKKWLGSEDPAQILCHGAMYDVEWNASTLPPKVPANDASQTLTDSMSVAVGTTPIDSLLAYIESHKTEGLEQDLRLIAPLLRAQDEGVDAHRAATDEVLNWNFARESGGQYWLFQSPDDKPAVKPSDTEAAYLEQLNRAQRMLDGTSRQVMQLQWQMFSYWWQLASSPEASPPPMPVEPLTNRINTLTGLARTLQTFIDSLSRDTSKFSRLPQSGVLREFSQPRDPTLLVAGISAGWPDDYLDRLEVRLDTQLVGATPSFNASPFCIDRLPEPLQKTAQALVEEFVALRVGEVTPPKYHYVPLYHDHGKHGLATDPLRDQWGKTQPWAPLFLEWQADYFHIPWKDWDLIQEQKGQLDPHWRFGITPGTDLAKEQIKDIRSLSGRILLLPQPSFSLQAAIDQLFNSIDPEVLKKYLPTKEQRDNVLYNTYKLPFLSAPLDGFTDHLLTLSHGTHIKPNARYPGEGVQPIADAYKGPFHNNELKLIGIHSEMTPYASLVRFTAEQALMTTAVSHDDPSPVPFKPVTHGQFRFKKLNIIDKFGQAINAIDPRYGYEDREAVYPHISEYFAPQLLPDGQPNVVRQPVEKGYCEFAQVPPGINQHARLNSAFMIHDTRSDTHPTDYSYWRPVTEWENPIWGWIVLNYVDYGIQVFLPDGTFYREVRIASPTAPQHTSTSAKWLPFNPPATSPDTGQLDQLLNKLADPDPTYLLAFLDMANKSLESSSSVPSAYATFMNSLVGRPLALVNAGWSLELATDAKSNQSTLDPRPPKLGLMGGQDIYQFPVKLGDENRASDGLVGYFKTKSRLKAGDELDLSKIFTYYTGDNPTGPLEEISTTNFPDFQAFWLKPDSYIERGNDAQQGAQEFFRDWNRAFQVFGMIIDPFVPVTAYSSMLPMNNLRLPPWTWQKAFEKMTAFFHMGPTIVSDDVQQYYHPDKALSADYKLYPPSSDQTIEGSAVGIPSLQSGSWAWLQPFINATSDNPEYMALGLGKVDSRPKYQKGPYTAIEGYLQLKAPIIRPEDAASGSAGPG from the coding sequence ATGGCAGAGCAGCCCCAAAACCTAACAATACCCTTGAAATTGGACGCATTCGTCTTTAACAGAAGTGTTTGCGATGGCAATGAGGACGATGCGAAAATTGCACCTATCACCCAGCCCAACTACACCTTCCTGCAGCTCAGTGATACCCTCATCCAGCCAGACATTCTGGATCATGTGGATCTTCACAATGCCATTCCAGCGGAGTCCAACCCACGACTGATGGACTTGGGTCAGGGAACGGTGCGATCAAATCGCGTTGGAGTCTATTTGCACTGGATCCTTCCACGATTCTACAGAACTGGTGCAGCAGCTAGTCCCTCTGGAGCTCCTGGTCATACCCAACGACGACAACAGAAGGGACTCAGGGCGTCAGGGGCAGAGAATCCAGCGAATGACTACTCAGCACCCGAGTTCCCAGCATTGCCAAACCGGTGGTTGGTGATTCGGACACTGGACCCTAATGCCCCAACGACAGCTCCAAAGGGAGCTGAGATCGATCCGGTAGAGGCATGGGTGATTGAGAGCGATCGACTGCGCTCAATCGACGACGAAGCTCTCAGCAATGCAGATCTCCAAGTTGATATCTCGCCATATATTACCTCGAACAAAGAGAGCATTGGAAATATACACCTTAAAAAACAAGCAGAAGCATTCATCGGGTACAAGCAGCGTGCAAATGAGTGGAGCGAGGACCACAGCAAGGCTCGAGTGGACTTGACGGCTGTGAGCAGCTCCAACCAACTGTTTGTGGACTACCAGCCTCACTGTAGCAATGTGTTTTCAACGGTCGATACCTTTGCATGCAAGATCAACGGCGCCGACAGCCATCTCACCCAAGCTGTTGCGAGCTACTATGTTATCGGATGGCATTCTGAAGCGGCCGACGGGCCATTTGGGAAAATGGACCCGAGTTCGCATTTGACACGCCGCGGCCGCATGGATGCTCTGTCAATGGCAATGAAAGGCGAAAAGGAGCTCCCAGAGGAAATAAAAAAATGGCTCGGTTCCGAAGACCCAGCGCAGATTCTGTGCCACGGCGCGATGTATGATGTAGAGTGGAACGCATCCACACTGCCACCCAAAGTGCCGGCGAACGACGCCTCGCAGACACTCACTGATTCCATGTCTGTCGCCGTGGGGACGACACCAATAGACTCGTTGCTTGCGTACATAGAAAGCCATAAGACGGAAGGGCTGGAGCAGGACCTGCGCCTGATCGCGCCCCTTCTGCGCGCCCAGGATGAAGGAGTCGACGCTCACCGCGCTGCCACCGATGAGGTCCTGAACTGGAACTTTGCACGAGAGTCGGGCGGCCAATATTGGCTGTTCCAGAGTCCAGACGACAAACCGGCAGTGAAGCCCAGCGACACGGAGGCGGCATACCTGGAGCAGCTGAACCGGGCGCAGCGGATGCTGGATGGCACCTCTCGACAAGTCATGCAGCTGCAGTGGCAGATGTTCTCGTACTGGTGGCAGCTCGCGAGCTCCCCGGAGGCGTCGCCCCCACCGATGCCGGTCGAGCCGCTGACTAACCGCATCAACACGTTGACCGGCCTGGCGCGGACCCTGCAGACGTTCATCGACAGCCTCTCGCGCGACACCAGCAAGTTCTCGCGTCTGCCCCAGAGCGGCGTGCTGCGGGAGTTCAGCCAGCCGCGCGACCCGACACTACTGGTCGCTGGAATCAGTGCTGGCTGGCCGGACGACTATCTCGACCGCCTGGAAGTCCGCTTGGATACGCAGCTGGTGGGGGCAACACCCTCCTTCAACGCGTCCCCGTTCTGCATCGACCGACTGCCGGAACCACTTCAGAAAACCGCTCAGGCCCTGGTTGAAGAGTTTGTGGCTCTCAGAGTTGGAGAAGTCACTCCTCCCAAGTACCATTATGTTCCTCTTTACCACGACCACGGCAAGCATGGGCTGGCCACTGATCCTCTCCGAGACCAATGGGGCAAAACCCAACCTTGGGCCCCGCTCTTCCTCGAATGGCAGGCCGACTACTTTCACATTCCATGGAAGGATTGGGACCTCATCCAGGAACAAAAGGGCCAGCTGGATCCGCATTGGAGGTTCGGGATTACTCCTGGTACAGATCTCGCGAAAGAGCAAATCAAAGACATCAGGTCTCTCTCAGGGCGAATCCTACTCCTTCCGCAGCCGAGCTTCTCGCTCCAGGCCGCGATCGACCAACTGTTCAACAGCATCGATCCAGAGGTTTTGAAGAAATACTTGCCCACCAAGGAGCAGCGTGATAATGTCCTCTACAATACATACAAGCTTCCGTTCCTCTCCGCACCCCTGGATGGCTTCACTGACCATCTCCTCACTCTATCGCATGGCACACACATTAAGCCCAATGCCAGATATCCTGGAGAGGGCGTCCAACCTATTGCGGATGCGTACAAGGGCCCTTTTCACAATAATGAACTGAAGCTGATTGGCATTCATTCCGAGATGACCCCTTACGCCTCTCTTGTACGATTCACCGCGGAGCAAGCGTTGATGACTACGGCCGTCTCACACGACGATCCTAGCCCCGTCCCGTTCAAGCCGGTAACACACGGACAATTCCGCTTCAAGAAACTGAACATTATCGACAAGTTTGGTCAGGCAATCAACGCCATTGACCCTCGTTACGGCTACGAAGACCGCGAGGCCGTTTATCCGCATATCAGCGAGTATTTTGCTCCTCAGCTCCTTCCAGATGGTCAGCCCAACGTTGTCCGTCAACCGGTTGAAAAAGGCTACTGTGAATTTGCCCAAGTTCCTCCCGGAATAAATCAACATGCCCGTCTGAACTCCGCTTTCATGATCCATGATACTCGATCCGACACCCACCCTACGGACTATTCCTACTGGAGACCGGTGACAGAGTGGGAAAACCCCATCTGGGGTTGGATAGTTCTCAACTATGTTGACTACGGCATTCAAGTTTTCCTACCCGACGGCACGTTCTATCGTGAGGTCCGCATCGCTTCTCCAACTGCGCCGCAGCACACTTCCACCAGCGCTAAATGGCTGCCATTCAACCCGCCAGCGACATCTCCTGACACGGGCCAGCTTGATCAGCTCTTAAACAAACTGGCGGACCCCGATCCAACTTATTTGCTTGCCTTCTTAGACATGGCAAACAAATCACTCGAGTCCAGTTCATCGGTCCCAAGCGCCTATGCCACGTTCATGAATTCACTTGTAGGCCGGCCGTTGGCGCTGGTCAACGCTGGCTGGTCTCTTGAATTAGCTACTGATGCCAAATCTAATCAGTCTACCCTCGATCCCCGTCCGCCAAAGTTGGGACTTATGGGTGGACAAGATATCTACCAATTCCCAGTCAAGCTGGGGGATGAGAACCGAGCAAGTGATGGCTTGGTCGGCTACTTCAAGACTAAGTCTAGACTTAAGGCAGGCGATGAGCTTGACCTAAGCAAAATTTTTACTTACTACACTGGCGACAATCCCACTGGTCCATTAGAGGAGATTTCCACCACGAATTTCCCTGATTTCCAGGCTTTCTGGCTAAAGCCAGATTCCTACATTGAACGCGGCAATGATGCCCAGCAAGGGGCACAGGAATTCTTCCGAGATTGGAATCGTGCCTTCCAAGTTTTTGGAATGATAATTGATCCTTTTGTGCCTGTGACGGCTTACAGCAGCATGTTACCCATGAACAACCTGCGCCTCCCGCCTTGGACGTGGCAAAAAGCATTTGAGAAAATGACGGCCTTCTTCCATATGGGACCCACTATCGTGAGTGATGACGTGCAACAATACTATCACCCAGACAAGGCTCTCTCGGCGGATTACAAGTTGTACCCACCCAGCAGTGACCAGACGATAGAAGGTAGTGCGGTGGGTATCCCTTCCCTCCAGTCGGGCAGTTGGGCgtggcttcagccattcaTAAATGCAACTTCGGATAATCCGGAGTACATGGCATTGGGCTTGGGGAAAGTGGACAGCAGGCCCAAATACCAAAAAGGTCCGTATACAGCAATTGAGGGGTATTTACAGCTGAAAGCGCCGATTATTAGGCCTGAAGATGCAGCTTCTGGCAGTGCTGGACCAGGATAA
- a CDS encoding uncharacterized protein (EggNog:ENOG410Z48G) produces MASPVTVLENPIPKSGQHLLFFLTSKQQLALEQRPIESSLGYSAYVDHGVSQGVIVNPSSIAAAMRSSLITVYGITKPGTDKQYISVISPTYNLIANRQNQPIETTQKALAACSDNDRNNWVYYLNLPQGTAQYAIYELNIQDSTSAPTVYSGPTPSGNSNLAAVYFSPNKDRFIIFSNTDTRHYLYWVNSTLQSANRIAGTGSVMSASPLAATTITNVQTRSMTIFLYYMDVNTLLNRIVGKVTDNEVHWYANQVVEGAPPMKVDTLLTGVVVEEKWNCLYYIPDGDTEFRAFNDTIRDSFFDEPREG; encoded by the exons ATGGCGTCCCCCGTGACTGTTTTGGAGAACCCAATTCCAAAGAGTGGTCAACACCTTTTGTTCTTCCTTACCAGCAAACAGCAGCTGGCATTGGAACAGCGTCCCATTGAAAGTTCTTTAGGCTATTCAGCTTATGTTGATCATGGAGTGTCTCAAGGTGTCATTGTCAACCCCTCTAGTATTGCAGCTGCGATGCGTTCTAGCTTG ATTACTGTGTACGGTATCACCAAGCCAGGCACCGACAAGCAGTACATTTCTGTTATAAGCCCCACCTACAATCTCATCGCCAACCGCCAGAACCAGCCAATAGAGACCACGCAGAAGGCACTGGCCGCGTGTTCTGACAATGACCGTAACAATTGGGTCTACTACCTGAATCTGCCACA AGGAACAGCTCAGTATGCGATTTACGAATTGAATATCCAGGATTCGACTTCTGCTCCCACGGTGTATAGCGGTCCGACTCCGAGTGGGAACTCAAACCTTGCGGCAGTGTACTTTTCCCCGAACAAAGACAGATTCATCATATTCTCGAACACTGACACACGCCATTACCTATACTGGGTTAATTCCACCCTTCAGAGTG CAAACCGAATTGCGGGCACTGGTAGCGTTATGAGTGCCAGCCCACTGGCCGCGACTACAATAACGAACGTGCAGACGAGGTCTATGACTATCTTTTTGTACTACATGGACGTCAACACCCTCCTTAACCGAATTGTCGGAAAGGTCACAGACAACGAAGTTCATTGGTATGCAAACCAGGTCGTTGAAGGCGCTCCCCCGATGAAGGTGGACACGCTATTGACGGGCGTGGTTGTTGAGGAAAAATGGAACTGCTTGTATTACATCCCAGATGGAGACACGGAGTTCAGGGCGTTTAACGATACCATCCGTGACAGCTTTTTTGATGAGCCGAGAGAGGGATAG